In Gemmata obscuriglobus, a single genomic region encodes these proteins:
- a CDS encoding matrixin family metalloprotease: protein MTRTAKLAVTPLEDRTVPAVFGNTWVDTNLTVSFAPDGTDVAGAPSDLFRLLGARATAAEWQGAIRDAFQSWAAPTNLSVSFVRDDGRSLGTPGPVQGSPFVGDIRITARPLSDNVLAISNPFDLISPWAGEIIINSNKVFGTDGSAGAHDLRAVVLHEIGHVLGLEGNADPASVMYESYTGQRPGLSAGDVSAVQGLYGVRGTAGGSVIVGVDGTAATAGDWASGTGTNDTLATATNLGQNRDITDRRWDFAGTATFGAPGDVDVYRVQANTAAGRVLVVYVNTAHGGVSPNVTVYDRNGKPVAAEALVQNGEVIAVQIRNVQPNQAYFVAVRAADPAAWTGRESYSLGIDFRDTAISPPSFAAATLTSAAPQITRSLEVTRTQAFQFRLAAQSLSDPGWAGARLTVFDASGAAVLTLVAQNGQSVADEVFLHPGTYTVVIAGATANGSPLKALQISATLLALTDPIGPALAGDYDTLTTSTTTTTTTTTTTTTTSSTGFYWLAPSTSGTSFLSPTSPFSSPWW, encoded by the coding sequence ATGACCCGCACCGCCAAACTGGCCGTTACGCCGCTCGAAGACCGCACCGTCCCCGCCGTGTTCGGCAACACATGGGTGGACACGAACCTGACCGTCAGCTTCGCCCCGGACGGGACCGACGTGGCCGGCGCGCCCTCCGACCTGTTCCGGCTGCTTGGCGCCCGCGCCACCGCCGCCGAGTGGCAGGGGGCGATCCGCGACGCGTTCCAGAGCTGGGCCGCCCCAACCAACCTGAGCGTCTCGTTCGTGCGCGACGACGGGCGATCCCTCGGCACCCCGGGGCCGGTCCAGGGGTCACCGTTTGTCGGCGACATCCGCATCACCGCGCGGCCGCTCTCGGACAACGTGCTCGCGATTTCCAACCCGTTCGACCTGATCAGCCCGTGGGCCGGCGAGATCATCATCAACAGCAACAAGGTGTTCGGCACCGACGGCTCGGCCGGCGCCCACGACCTGCGGGCCGTGGTGCTCCACGAGATCGGACACGTACTCGGCCTCGAAGGGAACGCGGACCCGGCGTCGGTGATGTACGAGTCGTACACCGGCCAACGCCCCGGGCTGTCGGCTGGCGACGTGTCGGCGGTCCAGGGGCTGTACGGCGTGCGCGGGACGGCCGGCGGGTCGGTGATCGTCGGGGTCGACGGCACCGCCGCCACCGCGGGCGACTGGGCGAGCGGAACCGGCACCAACGACACGCTCGCGACCGCGACGAACCTGGGACAGAACCGCGACATCACCGACCGGCGCTGGGACTTCGCCGGCACGGCTACATTTGGGGCGCCCGGCGACGTGGACGTGTACCGCGTGCAAGCGAACACGGCCGCGGGCCGGGTGCTCGTGGTGTACGTCAACACCGCTCACGGCGGGGTTTCGCCGAACGTCACCGTGTACGACCGGAACGGCAAACCGGTAGCGGCCGAGGCGCTCGTTCAGAACGGCGAGGTGATCGCCGTCCAGATCCGGAACGTCCAACCTAACCAAGCCTATTTCGTCGCGGTACGGGCGGCCGACCCGGCGGCGTGGACCGGCCGGGAGTCGTACAGCCTCGGCATCGATTTCCGTGATACCGCGATTTCGCCCCCGTCGTTCGCGGCCGCGACGCTGACGAGCGCGGCCCCGCAGATCACCCGCTCGCTCGAGGTGACCCGGACCCAGGCGTTCCAGTTCCGGCTCGCTGCGCAGAGCCTGAGTGACCCGGGTTGGGCCGGCGCGCGGCTTACGGTCTTCGATGCAAGCGGAGCAGCGGTCCTCACCCTTGTGGCCCAAAACGGTCAGTCCGTCGCCGACGAAGTCTTCCTGCACCCTGGCACGTACACGGTGGTAATCGCCGGGGCGACGGCCAACGGCTCCCCGCTTAAAGCCCTGCAAATCAGTGCCACGCTTCTCGCCCTTACCGATCCCATCGGCCCGGCGCTCGCGGGCGACTATGACACCCTTACAACAAGTACGACGACCACCACCACGACGACCACAACGACCACGACGACAAGCAGCACCGGGTTCTACTGGCTCGCACCATCGACCTCTGGTACGAGTTTCCTGAGCCCAACCAGTCCGTTCAGTTCGCCGTGGTGGTAA
- a CDS encoding ATP-binding protein, whose protein sequence is MNLSALALVLAGLAPLAHLCARAGRWHPVIGRTFRGASVVVTVCVLTAAWAGPGVPYLTVTGAVVPLALVGAAFDRASRERRPGADQQHRDRLRLLDAALGASRDGVLVTAARPTVVGLQIVYANPAFERLTGYGIDEALGQSPSMLYAEDCEADREKVRAALRSDAPGRFEVPARRKDGTEVCVEWDVVPVPGPPDGCEYRVAVLRDTTERRRLEEQLRNAAKLEAVGRLAAGVAHDFNNLLTVIGGSAALLDGPAGRGPNAARLVGEVRFAAERGQWLVRQLLTFARPQAAGREPLDLGRVASDLAPILARVVGPAIETDVDTPAEPVFVLADRGELEQALLNLATNARDAMPGGGRLALRVRAGADWVRVAVTDTGSGMPPEVRERIFEPFFTTKGPDVGTGLGLTTVKQVAERCGGRIAVESAPGRGTTFDIDLPRCPAPAPAPTGTSRTVLLAEDEPGVRALARLILQGQGYNVTEAADGAEALKLLEGGGAFDLLVTDVRMPGADGGRVAARARELLPAVRVVFMSGFTDTEPAVPGSVFLPKPFPPAALARATQHARSPHN, encoded by the coding sequence GTGAACCTCTCCGCCCTCGCCCTCGTACTCGCCGGCCTGGCGCCCCTGGCGCATCTGTGCGCGCGGGCCGGGCGCTGGCACCCGGTGATCGGGCGGACGTTCCGCGGGGCGTCCGTGGTCGTAACCGTTTGCGTGCTCACCGCGGCGTGGGCCGGGCCCGGCGTCCCGTACCTGACGGTCACGGGCGCGGTCGTTCCCCTCGCCCTCGTCGGCGCCGCCTTCGACCGGGCGAGTCGCGAGCGCCGCCCCGGCGCCGACCAGCAGCACCGGGACCGGCTCCGGCTGCTCGACGCGGCGCTCGGCGCGTCCCGCGACGGGGTGCTGGTGACCGCAGCGCGGCCGACCGTCGTCGGGCTCCAGATCGTGTACGCGAACCCGGCGTTCGAGAGGCTCACCGGGTACGGAATCGACGAGGCCCTCGGGCAGAGCCCGAGCATGCTGTACGCCGAAGATTGCGAAGCCGACCGGGAGAAGGTGCGCGCCGCGCTGCGGTCCGACGCCCCGGGGCGGTTCGAGGTGCCGGCCCGGCGCAAGGACGGAACAGAAGTGTGCGTGGAGTGGGACGTGGTCCCGGTGCCCGGGCCGCCCGACGGGTGCGAGTACCGGGTCGCGGTGCTCCGGGACACGACCGAGCGGCGGCGGCTCGAGGAGCAGCTCCGCAACGCGGCCAAGCTCGAGGCGGTGGGGCGGCTGGCGGCCGGGGTGGCGCACGACTTCAACAACCTCCTCACCGTCATCGGCGGCAGCGCGGCGCTGCTCGACGGCCCGGCGGGTCGGGGGCCGAACGCGGCCCGGCTCGTGGGCGAGGTGCGGTTCGCCGCCGAGCGCGGCCAGTGGCTGGTGCGCCAGTTGCTCACGTTCGCTCGGCCCCAAGCCGCCGGGCGCGAGCCGCTGGACCTGGGCCGCGTCGCGTCCGACCTGGCGCCCATCCTGGCCCGGGTCGTGGGGCCGGCGATCGAGACCGACGTGGACACGCCCGCCGAACCGGTGTTCGTTCTGGCCGACCGCGGCGAACTGGAGCAGGCGCTGTTGAACCTGGCCACCAACGCCCGGGACGCGATGCCGGGAGGCGGCCGGTTGGCGCTGCGGGTGCGGGCGGGGGCCGACTGGGTGCGGGTCGCGGTCACCGACACCGGCTCGGGGATGCCGCCCGAGGTGCGGGAACGTATCTTCGAGCCGTTTTTTACCACCAAAGGACCGGACGTGGGCACCGGGTTGGGTTTGACAACCGTGAAACAAGTGGCGGAGCGGTGCGGCGGCCGGATCGCGGTCGAGTCCGCACCGGGGCGCGGCACCACATTCGACATCGACCTCCCGCGGTGCCCGGCGCCGGCGCCGGCGCCGACCGGCACCAGCCGGACGGTGCTGCTCGCGGAGGACGAGCCGGGGGTGCGTGCGCTCGCCCGCCTGATCCTCCAAGGGCAGGGGTACAACGTTACCGAAGCCGCGGACGGGGCCGAGGCGCTGAAGCTGCTCGAAGGCGGCGGCGCGTTCGATCTGCTGGTCACCGACGTGCGGATGCCGGGGGCCGACGGGGGCCGGGTCGCGGCCCGGGCGCGGGAGCTGCTCCCCGCGGTGCGGGTCGTGTTCATGTCCGGGTTCACGGACACGGAGCCCGCGGTCCCGGGCTCCGTATTTCTGCCCAAGCCGTTCCCACCCGCCGCCCTCGCCCGGGCCACCCAGCACGCTCGTTCGCCCCACAACTGA
- the msrA gene encoding peptide-methionine (S)-S-oxide reductase MsrA — protein sequence MRRNALFLVPIVLLALAVLYLRWSAGGGSAVPEHFPVLEPAELGSVEPHAGAPEEVATFGSGCFWCTEAVFAQLKGVTRVESGYSGGAVPNPSYEQVCSGRTGHAEVVQVTFDPNQVSYPELLEVFWRSHDPTTPDRQGNDRGPQYRSVVFTHSERQKRLAEQYKQKIDAAQVFRAPVVTEIVPFTAFYPAEAEHQNFFANNPRQGYCRAVIGPKVEKLRQVFRDRMKGG from the coding sequence ATGCGGCGCAACGCCCTGTTTCTCGTTCCGATCGTGCTGCTCGCGCTCGCGGTGCTGTACCTCCGGTGGTCTGCCGGCGGCGGGAGCGCGGTGCCCGAACACTTCCCGGTACTCGAGCCCGCGGAACTCGGGTCCGTCGAGCCGCACGCCGGCGCGCCCGAAGAGGTGGCGACGTTCGGTTCGGGGTGCTTCTGGTGTACCGAAGCGGTGTTCGCACAGTTGAAGGGCGTCACGCGGGTCGAGTCCGGGTACAGCGGCGGGGCGGTGCCGAACCCGAGTTACGAGCAGGTGTGCTCCGGGCGCACCGGGCACGCCGAGGTGGTGCAGGTCACGTTCGACCCGAACCAGGTTTCGTACCCCGAGCTGCTGGAGGTGTTTTGGCGGTCGCACGACCCCACCACGCCGGACCGCCAGGGGAACGACCGCGGCCCGCAGTACCGGTCGGTGGTCTTCACGCACTCCGAACGCCAGAAGCGACTCGCGGAGCAGTACAAGCAGAAGATCGACGCGGCGCAGGTGTTCCGCGCGCCGGTGGTGACGGAGATCGTGCCGTTCACGGCGTTCTACCCGGCGGAGGCGGAGCACCAGAACTTTTTCGCGAACAACCCGCGCCAGGGGTACTGTCGCGCGGTCATCGGGCCGAAAGTCGAGAAACTGCGGCAGGTGTTCCGGGACCGGATGAAGGGCGGGTAG
- a CDS encoding sigma-54-dependent transcriptional regulator has product MAHVLLVNDTPGSIAEPVRRALRASHHVAVAQSVADCLARVTATPPDAILLDLQHPGRGGFDAFDAIRSVDTRVPVIFLAPAAAAGVVIEAIKRGASDCVFKPLDLVQLQKALDEALDAAGRVHEPDTRPDPGTDDGGTGPIIGSCPAMMEVYKAVGRVAPQDVPVLITGESGTGKELVARAVHQYSRRAGRPFVALNCAAIPEQLLESELFGHEKGAFTGADRRRIGRFEQCDGGTLFLDEIGDMPLALQSKLLRVLQEQAFERVGGGETVRTDVRIISATHRDLKARAAAGTFRPDLYYRLGVFTMRLPPLRDRAEDLPLLVRHFLGRFNRELGRRVSDISAEALARLTQYAWPGNLRELQSVLKQALLRTTGTVLLPSALADMAGPSAAPASEPPARADLHQFVRRRLSDGSENLLEEARLELDRFLLPMVMELTRGNQVRAARVLGVARLTLRRRLHELGIAPRFVDSAVS; this is encoded by the coding sequence GTGGCGCACGTGCTGTTGGTGAACGACACCCCGGGCTCGATCGCGGAACCGGTGCGGCGCGCCCTCCGCGCGTCCCACCACGTCGCGGTCGCTCAGTCGGTTGCGGACTGTCTCGCGCGGGTGACCGCTACACCGCCGGACGCGATCCTACTCGACCTCCAGCACCCCGGACGGGGCGGGTTCGACGCGTTCGACGCGATCCGCAGTGTCGACACGCGCGTCCCGGTCATCTTTCTGGCGCCGGCGGCGGCCGCGGGCGTTGTGATCGAGGCCATTAAACGCGGCGCGTCCGACTGCGTGTTCAAACCCTTGGACCTGGTGCAACTTCAGAAGGCGCTCGACGAGGCGCTCGACGCGGCCGGCCGGGTGCACGAGCCCGATACCCGCCCGGACCCGGGGACCGACGACGGGGGTACCGGCCCGATCATCGGGTCGTGCCCGGCAATGATGGAAGTTTACAAAGCGGTCGGCCGGGTCGCGCCGCAAGACGTACCGGTGCTCATCACGGGCGAAAGCGGGACCGGGAAGGAACTGGTGGCGCGGGCCGTTCACCAGTACAGCCGGCGGGCCGGGCGGCCGTTCGTCGCGCTGAACTGTGCGGCGATCCCAGAGCAGTTGCTTGAAAGCGAACTGTTCGGTCACGAGAAGGGGGCGTTCACCGGCGCCGACCGGCGCCGGATCGGACGGTTCGAGCAGTGCGACGGCGGCACCCTGTTCCTCGACGAGATCGGGGACATGCCGCTCGCGCTCCAGTCGAAACTGCTCCGGGTGCTCCAGGAGCAAGCGTTCGAGCGGGTCGGCGGCGGGGAGACCGTCAGGACGGACGTGCGGATCATCTCCGCCACCCACCGCGACCTGAAGGCGCGGGCGGCGGCGGGCACGTTCCGGCCGGACCTGTACTACCGGCTCGGCGTGTTCACGATGCGCCTGCCCCCGCTCCGCGACCGGGCCGAAGACCTACCGCTCCTGGTCCGCCACTTCCTCGGCCGGTTCAACCGCGAGCTGGGGCGCCGGGTGAGCGACATCAGCGCCGAAGCGCTGGCCCGCTTGACGCAGTACGCCTGGCCGGGGAACCTGCGCGAGTTGCAGAGCGTGCTGAAGCAGGCGCTGCTCCGAACCACCGGAACGGTTCTGCTCCCGAGCGCGCTCGCCGACATGGCCGGCCCGAGCGCGGCACCGGCTTCCGAGCCGCCGGCGCGCGCCGATTTGCACCAGTTCGTCCGCCGGCGCCTGAGTGACGGGTCGGAGAACCTGCTCGAAGAAGCGCGGCTGGAGCTGGACCGGTTCCTCCTGCCGATGGTGATGGAGCTGACCCGCGGCAACCAGGTGCGGGCGGCCCGGGTTCTCGGGGTCGCGCGGCTGACGCTCCGCCGCCGGCTGCACGAACTGGGCATCGCGCCCCGGTTCGTCGATTCAGCCGTTAGCTAA
- a CDS encoding dihydrolipoyl dehydrogenase family protein has translation MNVIEHGNTGATESLVEEYDLVVLGSGEAGKYLAWALAPEGKRVAVIERQYVGGSCPNIACLPSKNVIHSAKIASYFRRGAEFGLPVVDAPVDMAAVRARKRAMVAGLVEMHQHKFRTSGAELVMGNGTFVAPRTITVSLHGGGTRTLRGASVVISTGSRARVDDTPGLREAAPLTHIEALELDATPEHLIVLGGGYVGLELAQAFRRLGSAVTVVERNYALIHREDPDVTAAVTELFRDEGIEVVTGTRVEAVEGRSGAGVRLSVCRAGGRTLIEGTHLLVAGGRTPNTDGIGLETTGVAVEPSGHVRVDERLRATAPGVWAVGDCAGSPHFTHVALDDFRVVRDDLVGRGRVTTGRQVPFCLFTDPELARVGLSEREARERGTGYRLAKIPMEAVLRTRTLSETRGFLKALIGADDRVLGFAAFGPGAGELLAPVQVVMAAGLPYTALRDMILTHPTLSEGLGVLFGVVPSRA, from the coding sequence ATGAACGTGATCGAACATGGCAATACCGGTGCGACTGAATCGCTTGTGGAAGAATACGACCTCGTCGTGCTGGGCAGCGGGGAGGCGGGTAAGTACCTGGCCTGGGCGCTGGCGCCCGAGGGTAAGCGCGTGGCGGTGATCGAGCGGCAGTACGTTGGCGGCTCGTGCCCCAACATTGCCTGTCTGCCTAGCAAGAACGTCATCCACAGCGCGAAAATCGCATCGTACTTTCGCCGCGGCGCGGAGTTCGGCCTTCCGGTCGTCGATGCGCCGGTCGATATGGCCGCCGTCCGGGCGCGCAAGCGGGCGATGGTGGCCGGGCTGGTCGAGATGCACCAGCACAAGTTCCGGACCAGCGGGGCCGAACTGGTGATGGGTAACGGGACGTTCGTCGCGCCGAGGACGATTACGGTATCCCTCCACGGCGGCGGAACCCGGACGCTGCGGGGCGCGTCCGTGGTCATCAGCACCGGCTCGCGGGCGCGGGTGGACGACACACCCGGGTTGCGCGAGGCCGCCCCGCTGACCCACATTGAGGCCCTGGAACTGGACGCGACCCCGGAGCATCTCATCGTGCTCGGTGGCGGGTACGTCGGGCTCGAACTGGCCCAGGCGTTCCGACGGCTGGGGAGCGCGGTGACGGTCGTTGAGCGGAACTACGCGCTGATCCACCGCGAGGACCCGGACGTGACGGCGGCTGTCACCGAGCTGTTCCGTGACGAGGGAATCGAGGTCGTAACGGGTACGCGCGTTGAGGCGGTCGAAGGGCGGTCCGGCGCCGGCGTGCGGTTGAGCGTCTGCCGCGCCGGCGGTCGGACCCTGATCGAGGGGACGCACCTGCTTGTGGCCGGCGGGCGGACCCCGAACACCGACGGGATCGGGCTCGAAACGACCGGCGTCGCGGTGGAACCGAGCGGCCACGTTCGGGTGGACGAGCGGTTGCGGGCCACCGCGCCCGGCGTGTGGGCGGTCGGCGACTGCGCCGGCAGCCCGCACTTTACCCACGTCGCGCTCGACGACTTCCGGGTGGTCCGAGACGACCTCGTCGGGAGGGGCCGCGTTACCACCGGGCGGCAGGTTCCGTTCTGCCTGTTCACAGACCCCGAACTCGCTCGTGTGGGGCTCAGCGAGCGGGAGGCGCGGGAACGCGGCACCGGCTACCGGCTCGCCAAGATCCCGATGGAGGCCGTGCTGCGGACCCGAACCCTTTCCGAAACGCGGGGGTTCCTGAAGGCCCTGATCGGGGCGGACGATCGCGTGCTGGGGTTCGCGGCGTTCGGCCCGGGGGCCGGGGAGCTGCTCGCTCCCGTGCAGGTGGTGATGGCCGCGGGGCTGCCGTACACCGCCCTCCGCGACATGATTCTGACCCACCCGACCTTATCCGAGGGGCTGGGCGTCCTCTTCGGGGTAGTCCCAAGCCGCGCGTAG
- the ahr gene encoding NADPH-dependent aldehyde reductase Ahr gives MSLIDAWVAPAAGQKMVKQQVDLGPLGSDEVEVQVEHCGLCHSDLSMLNNDWGFAQYPAVLGHEAVGRVVEVGTGAKGLKVGQRVGIGWTAGSCMHCRPCKSGDQHLCAQAQPTIAGHRGGFASRVRSHWAWAVPIPDALPAADAGPLLCGGITVFNPIMMHARPMSRVGIVGIGGLGHMGVKFAAAYGCEVTAFTSSERKFDEARGFGAHRVVATRDPGAVRQLAGSLDLLVVTTNVALDWDAMLGTLAPNGRMHVVGAVLEPIPVTVFPLIMKQGCVSASPTGSPVAIEDMLAFAARHQVLPTTEHFPMSQINTAFERLHEGKARYRIVLDADF, from the coding sequence ATGTCACTGATCGATGCGTGGGTGGCCCCGGCGGCCGGGCAGAAAATGGTAAAGCAACAGGTCGATCTCGGTCCACTCGGGTCGGACGAGGTGGAGGTTCAGGTCGAGCACTGCGGGCTGTGCCACTCGGACCTGTCCATGCTGAACAACGACTGGGGGTTCGCGCAGTACCCGGCGGTGCTCGGGCACGAGGCGGTGGGCCGGGTGGTGGAGGTGGGGACCGGGGCCAAGGGGCTGAAGGTCGGGCAGCGGGTCGGGATCGGGTGGACCGCCGGGAGCTGCATGCACTGCCGCCCGTGCAAGTCGGGCGATCAGCACCTGTGCGCCCAGGCCCAGCCCACCATCGCCGGGCACCGGGGCGGGTTCGCCAGCCGGGTCCGGTCCCACTGGGCGTGGGCGGTGCCGATCCCGGACGCGCTGCCGGCCGCCGACGCCGGGCCGCTGCTGTGCGGCGGGATCACCGTGTTCAACCCGATCATGATGCACGCCCGGCCGATGAGCCGGGTCGGGATCGTGGGCATCGGCGGGCTCGGGCACATGGGGGTCAAGTTCGCCGCCGCGTACGGGTGCGAGGTGACCGCGTTCACCTCCAGCGAGCGCAAGTTCGACGAGGCCCGCGGGTTCGGGGCGCACCGGGTGGTCGCCACCCGGGACCCGGGCGCCGTGCGCCAGTTGGCCGGGTCGCTGGACCTGTTGGTCGTCACCACCAACGTGGCGCTCGACTGGGACGCGATGCTCGGCACCCTGGCCCCGAACGGGCGGATGCACGTGGTGGGGGCGGTGCTGGAGCCGATCCCGGTGACCGTGTTCCCGCTCATCATGAAGCAGGGGTGCGTCTCCGCCTCGCCGACCGGCTCCCCGGTGGCGATCGAGGACATGCTGGCGTTCGCGGCCCGGCACCAAGTTCTACCGACCACCGAGCACTTCCCCATGAGCCAGATCAACACGGCGTTCGAGCGGTTGCACGAGGGCAAGGCCCGGTACCGCATCGTCCTCGACGCCGACTTCTGA
- a CDS encoding RNA polymerase sigma factor, which translates to MNGQTTAAIQGYLDELDGVAGATDAGPVVSALLDRAVGRLHRLCAGLLYRRYPRLARPPLGLETEDLLGAVVERLLKALREARPRTVREFFGLANQHIRWELNDLARRLDERPPAADVSGDAVAALDSSGGELGPDARRILAAIEALPADEQETLSLVRIQGLTHAEVAGLLEISTKTVQRRLNRALVLLTQSLSDLRRPPRDNAGPDPP; encoded by the coding sequence ATGAACGGGCAGACGACCGCTGCCATCCAGGGCTACCTGGATGAACTCGACGGGGTGGCCGGGGCGACCGACGCGGGTCCGGTCGTCTCGGCGCTGCTCGACCGCGCCGTCGGCCGGCTGCACCGCCTGTGCGCGGGGCTGCTGTACCGCCGGTACCCGCGGCTCGCCCGCCCCCCGCTCGGGCTGGAGACCGAGGACCTGCTCGGGGCGGTCGTCGAGCGGCTGTTAAAGGCCCTGCGGGAGGCCCGGCCCCGCACCGTTCGGGAGTTCTTCGGCCTGGCGAACCAGCACATCCGGTGGGAGCTGAACGACCTAGCCCGCCGGCTCGACGAGCGCCCACCGGCGGCCGACGTTTCCGGGGACGCGGTTGCGGCCCTCGACAGCAGCGGGGGCGAACTCGGCCCGGACGCCCGCCGCATCCTCGCGGCGATCGAGGCGCTGCCCGCGGACGAGCAGGAGACGCTGAGCCTCGTGCGCATCCAGGGGCTGACGCACGCCGAGGTCGCCGGCCTGCTGGAAATATCGACCAAAACGGTTCAGCGACGGCTCAACCGCGCGCTCGTTCTACTGACCCAGTCGCTCAGTGACCTCCGGCGGCCCCCGCGCGACAACGCCGGCCCCGATCCGCCCTGA